The sequence CATTGCGACGTTTAGCGCCAGACCATGATAGCTGCATTGGCGTTTAACCTTTAAGCCCAGTGAAGCAATTTTTTGACCGGCCACATAAAGGCCAGGCGCATCAGCGCGGGCGGTGGCGGTGATGCCAAAATCAGCTAAAAGTTGAATGCCTGTCTGTTCAAGCAGATGAACGAGTGCTTTGACACCGAGCTGGCGACGTTTTAGGTTAAGCAGCGGATAGACGATCCATTGTCCCGGCCCGTGATAGGTGATTTGGCCGCCACGGTCAGTTTGGATCAGTGGGATGTTTGCTGGGCGTTGCAAGAGATCTAGCAGGTTTTTGGTATCGCCGTTCAGACCCTGAGTAAATACCGGTGGATGCTGAACTAACCAAATTTCATCGTCGGTGTCAGAGTGGCGTGCTTGGGTGAAATTCTGCATCGCTTGGTAGCAGGCCTGGTAGTCAATTAATCCCAGGCGTTTAATATGAATGGGCAGACCAGCCGCCATAGTTACCGCGCTTAAAGCGTCCAAAGTACATCAGGGTGGGTATTAAGTTCACCATAGATGCCATGAATTTGTTGAATATGGGTGGCGTAAATGGTGATTTTTACTGATACATATTTGCCATTTTTAGAGGCTTGCAAGCGTATCGCATCGCGGCTGACGTCAGGCGCGTGTTTTTGGGTGGTTTGATAAACCAGCTCAACAAACTCGTCACAATGTTGTCCCATCGCTTTTAATTCAAAGTGACAAGGAAATTCAATTAACGTGTCGGGCTGATTGGGCGCAGTTGTGTGAGTTGGGTACTTATTGTCTGTCATGCCTATCCTTTAACGATTTTTATACGCTTGATACAGGTCAAACATCTGTGACCAAAGCCGACCAGCTTGGCCAGAGCCAACGGGCTGATGATTAAGCCGCACAATCGGAATAATCTCTTTGGTTGAACTGGCTAACCATAATTCATCGGCGGTACTTAGTTCAGCTTGATCAATATCGCGCTCAATAAATTCTATATGGTGTTGGCGACAAAGTTTTTCAACCACCAGTCGGGTAATGCCTGGCAATATAAATTCATTGAGCGGCGGGGTATGAATAGTGCCATCTTTAATTAAAAACATATTGCTCGCGCTACCTTCAGTTACGCGGCCGTCAGGTCTAACTAACAACGCATCTTGCGCTTCTGCGGCCTGTGCCGCTTGTTTAGCCATGACGTTGGCTAACAGAGTAATCGCTTTGATATCACAATGTTGCCAACGTAAATCGGCATGAGTAATCGCCGCAATACCCTGGCTAACTTTTCGTTTGTCTATCGGCGCTAGGGGGTTGGTATAGGCAAGTAGCGTAGGGATTAATTCAGCGGCCGGCAAATGATCACGGGGTGTTTGTACACCTCGGGTGATTTGTAGATAAATAAACTGATGAGGCCAAGGGTGGCGTTGAATCAGTTCGTTTAGCAAGGCTAACCAGGCCTGCTGATCGAGTGGGTTGGGGATATGGGTTAACGCAAGCGAGCGCTCAAGTCTGGCATAGTGTGCCGGCCACTCAAATACTTGTTGGTTGTAAACCGGTACCACTTCATAAACGCCGTCGCCAAATAAAAAACCTCGGTCAAGGACCGAGATTTTCGTTTCGTGCAAAGGCTGAAATTGGCCATTTAGATATGCCCATTGCGTCACCTTATCGCTCATGGCTAGTTACCAAAGCTAAATAGGTTTTTAAAGAAGAGTTTGATGCTGTCAAACAACCGTTTAAAAAACGAGCCTTTTTCAACTGCTTCAAGGGCGACTATCGCTGGCTCCGCTAGGATTTCGTTATTGAAACTAATTTGTAAGCTACCAATTTGATCGCCAGTTGCGATGGGCGCATTGAGTTTGTTAGGAATCACTAACTCAATCGCTAGGTTTTGGTATTGACCACGTGGAATGGTGACATGGACGGCCTCTTCAACGCCGATGTTAATAAGGTCCTTGGCACCGCCAAAAACTCGCGTTTCTTGTAGACGTTGTCCCGCATCATATAGTTTGTGGCCTTCAAAGAAACGGAACGCATAGTTAATTAAACGTTGGCTTTCGGCAATACGTTGGTTAGCACTATCTGTACCCGCTATAACACTAATAACACGCATATCATCACGCTTAGCTGAACTGACTAAACAATAGCCAGCGGAACTGGTATGGCCAGTTTTTAAGCCATCAACGGTTGGATCTTGCCACAATAAACGGTTACGGTTGAACTGAGTAATACCGTTAAAGGTAAAACTGCGCTCAGAGTACCAGCTGTAAAACTCGGGAAACTCATTAATCAGCGCACGGGCAAGAATGGCCAGGTCACGTGCTGTGGTTAGATGCTCAGGGTCAGGAAGTCCTGTGGAGTTCAGAAAGTTGGTATTAGTCATGCCAAGTTTTGCGGCATATTGATTCATTAAGATTGCAAAGTCTTCTTCGGTTCGGGCGATGTGTTCTGCTAAGGCCACACTGGCATCATTCCCAGACTGAATGACCATGCCACGAATCAAATCTTCAACCGACACTTGTGTATCGACTTCAATAAACATACGTGAACCGGGCATACGCCAAGCTTTATGGCTAATCGTTACCATATCATCGAGCTGAATGCGGCCATTGCGAATTTCACTAAACACGACATAGCCGGTCATGATTTTCGTCAAACTAGCCGGTTCAATTTTCATGTCAGGTTCTTGGCTGGTGATTATCGCGCCGCTGTCAAAGTCCATCACAATGTGAGCGGTGCCTGCCACATTAGGCGGTGATGGGATAATGAACGGGGTATTGGCCAACACTTTAGGTGCAATTAAGCTAAGGCTGACCAAAAGACTCACGAACAGTGTACGACTTAGTTTCATAAAGCTAGACTCATAAAAGGTTTAAATAGTAATGGCATAATTTATCATAAATGAGGCATGTTTTGGGCTTAATGCTACTCAAAACTAAGCCTCCTGGTTGTTTTGATATAGAAACTTCTTATGGGTATGGATTGACATTAGTATCCCAAAACTGATCAGTAGGGTGACCATAGACGTCCCGCCATAGCTTATAAGCGGTAAGGGTAAGCCTACCACAGGGAATAAGCCGCTTACCATGCCAATATTGACAAGGATATAGATAAAAAACGTGAGGGTGAAGCTTGCCGCGACCAATTGGGCATAACGCTCTTGAGCTTGATAAGCGATCATTAAGCCACGTACCAATACAAATAAATAAACGACAAGCAGAGCCACAACACCAATGAGGCCAAACTCTTCAGCAAACACTGAAAAAATAAAGTCGGTGGTGCTTTCAGGTAAAAATTCCAAATGGGCTTGGGTGCTTCCTAAAAAGCCTTTACCTTCAATACCCCCAGAGCCAATCGCAATTTTTGATTGAATAATGTGATAGCCGGCACCTAAAGGGTCTGATTCCGGGTTTAAAAAGGTTAGGATGCGTTGTTGTTGATAGGAATGGAGGAAGTTCCATGCAATAGGTGCGCTAGCAAGAAGTGTAACTAATGCACCGACAATAAATTTCCATGGCAGGCCTGCTAAAAAAACCACAAACAAACCGCTCATTGCAATAAGTAGTGCGGTACCCAAGTCGGGTTGTAAAAAAATCATCCCAGCCGTGAGCAGGGTTAATAAGATGCCTAGGATAAACCTTAGCGGATGAATGCGAAGATCGTGGCTGATAAATAGCCAAGCGATCATCATTGGGAGCACTAGCTTCATCATTTCAGAGGGTTGAAAGCGAACAAAGCCCAAGTCTAACCAACGTTGTGCCCCTTTACCCATATCGCCCACAACCAGTACGGCAATGAGCATAAAAAAACCAGCAATAAAAAACCAAGGTGTAACCAATTTAAGCCAGGACGGTGGGATTTGAGCAAATATTAGCATTAAAACTACGGCAATCCCCATTCTAATAGCATGGTTTTTGGTCACCTGCCAGTCGGCACCTGATGCACTGTAGATAGTCATTAAACTGATTGTGAGTAGCGTAGCCAGACCTAAAAGCAGCCAGCCATCAATATGAATGCGTGCCAGCCAATTTTTGGGTTTAACATAGGTTGAACCCAGCCGAGCTTTAGACCAGAGTGCTATCATCGTAATTCTCGCTGGTAATAATCTATCGCCCGAATGGCAATAGGCGCAGCAGTGCGACCGCCTCCGCCCCCATTTTCAACGATAATACTAATCGCAATATTGGGTTGATGGGCGGGTGCAAAAGCTACAAAAAGTGCGTGATTATGAAGACGCTTATCTAGCTCTTCCTCTACATAAAGTTGATCATTTAAGCTAAACACCTGCGCCGTTCCAGTTTTGCCAGCAATTTTATATCCTTGAATGTGTCTGCCTGAGCTCCAAGCCGTACCCCTGGGGGTGTGCACCGAATCGATCATGCCATTAATAACATATTCCCAGTTTTGACGATTACGAATCGGCAGTTGATGCATAGTGGGTTCAAGGTCACGCTTAAAATGCGGGGTGATGACTTTGCCGCGATTGGCTAAAATACTGGTAGCCTGTGCTAATTGTAAAGGCGTCACTAGATTATAGCCTTGTCCTATTGAGGAGATAATGGTTTCACCGCGAAACCAAGGTTGTCCGTGAGTGGCTCGCTTCCATGCCTGTGAAGGTAGAATTCCCATTTGTTCACCGGGATGATCAACGCCGGTTAGTGCACCAAAACCAAAGGGTGCTAAGATGTCGTGAATAGTATCAATACCCATGTCTAGGCTCATTTTGTAGTAGAAGGTGTCCACCGATTCAACAATGGAGCGTTTTAGGTCTGTCCAACCATGTCCTTCGCGTCGCCAATTGTGGTAGCGCCGATCTTGAAATTCAAAATAACCTGGATCAAAAATTCGTTCAGTCATGGTGGTGAACCCAAGTTCCAAAGCACCTAACGCCGTTATGGGTTTTGTGGTTGAACCGGGCGGATATTGACCTCTACTAGCACGATTGATCAGTGGGCGTTCTGGGTCGTTTAATAGGGTATTGTATTCGCTGTGACTGATGCCATCGACGAACAAGTTGGCATCATAACTTGGTGTGCTGACAAAGGCTAAAATCTGCCCTGTGCTCGGTTCTATTGCCACCGCAGCAGCGCGTCGTCCTGCTAACTCTTGTTCTAAAAATTGTTGTAGGCGGATATCAACGGTTAGGTGTAAGTCCTCCCCCGGGGTAGCTGGAATCTGTTCAAGAATGCGGATAACTCGGCCACGCGCATTGGTTTCGACCCGCCTTAAACCAGGCTGGCCGTGTAAGCTGGATTCATAAAATCTTTCTAACCCTGACTTCCCAATAATATCGGTCCCACGATAACGTGCTCGATCAATACGCGCCATATCTTGTTCACTAATTCGGCCAACATAGCCCACAAGATGCGCGGTTGTTTCACCAAATGGATAGACACGTTTTTGGCGAGCAGTTAGTTGAATGCCTGGAAACTTATGATTATGAGCGGCAAAGACAGCGGCTTGCTGTTCATTCAGGCTGACTGGAAACACATGCGTTTGATGTCGCGGTAATCGCAATATGCGTTGGGCAAACTGTTCTAGTCTTTCTGGGTCTAAGTCAGGAAATAAAACTTGTAAATCATTAATACTTTCAGCTAGGTTAGGGATACGTTCCCGGGTAAAACTTAATGAGAAAACGGGACGATTATCGGCCAAAATTCTGCCTTGGCGATCAAAGATTTTACCGCGTTCTGGCGGAATGACCTGAACAGAGATACGGTTGCCTTCAGCAAGACCCAAATAGGTTTCATAATGGTGATATTGTAGATACACCATGCGGGTAATAAGACCGCTAAATGTGATTAAAATAACGGCGAGGGCGATCCAAAGTCTTTGCTTGAAGGGCCAACTATTGTTTTTTTTGGGTGTCCAACTGTTGCCCATTTCAGAAGACTTTTTATTAAATAGTGCCATAGTCTGCTAGGTGTGGGTATGGAGAGAGATTATCCAGCGAAAGCTCATATAAATAGGCACCCAAAGTAATCCTGCTAGCAGAGGTACTGTCCAGTAATGCCAAGTTTGAGAGCCCGTTAAGATTTCACCGTTCATTAAGTAATTAGTGAGTTGGTAGATCGCTAAATAAAAAGTAATCACTAGTGATTGTTGCCAAATCCTATAGCTTCGAAAACGTAGCCTAATACGTAGCATCAAAAACATAAGTAAAACAAAAAGCAATGCATGCATGCCAAGCAGCGATTGATACAAGCCATCATATAAAAGACCTAGTATAAAAACACTAATTAGGTGTGGGGAATGGATGTAGTAGGTTGTCCAAAAAAAGGCAATAATCAACGCTAGTGGTGGAAGAAAAAAAGGCATGGTCAGCTGTAGGTTAATGGCATTTAAAGTAAGTGCAACAAAATAACTTAACAGCCATAACCAGGTGACCCTAGAAAATTCGATGTCATTAATTCTATCAGTCATCTTTTTGTCTTTCTATGATAAGGACTTCATAACTGTGCTGCAGGTTGGCAAGTGGCCTCGCTTTAATTGTAAGGTAGCTTTCACCAGGAAATTGTTCAACGCTCTCGATTGTTGCAACCGGGTAGCCAGATGGAAATAAGCCGTCTAATCCAGAAGTAACCAGCAAGTCATCAACTCTTACAGAGCTGTTAGTGGGCATGAAGTGCAATTGTGTCATCCCATTGCCCATGCCTGTTAGGATGCCGCGTGCCCCTGTTCGTATATTTCTAACTGAGATCTGATGGTTGGGGTCACTAATAAGCAGTACGCGACTTTTAAATGGAGTGACTTCGCTTATTTGCCCAACAACACCCTCTGCATCAACGACGGGTTGCTGTAAGCGCACCCCATTTATTAAACCTTTATTTAGCGTCTTGTATTCAGTGATGGGTGTTATTGAGAATTGAATGACGCTGGCAATTTGTAAATCATAATTAGCCATACGTCCCGTTGTACCCAATAAGCGTTGCAATCTTTCTAGTTCGTGCTCTGTGGTATCAAGGTGAGCAAGTCTATTTCTTAGGAGTAGATTCTCAGAACGTAATTGTAGTAATTCATTTCTAAGTTCTGCTTGATCAGTACTGGAACTCAAATACCAGCTGTGTACTTGAAAAGGCAGGTTAGCTACCCTTTCAACGGGTTCAAGTGCTGTTGCAAGTAAACTTTTTACCTGACCAGAGTATTGACCATAATAATCGAAAACCATTAGCAACAAACTAAGGATGAATACCGCTAAGAAGTGAACGGCATCCTGTTGCGGGCTGCTGGCATTGAGGCTAATGGTCTGTCTCCTAACTTGACTTGAATACTAAAGGATCAGTCGTGCGAAAATACGTCTAGACCCTTGTCATCCATCATTTCTAATGCTCGGCCGCCGCCGCGTGCTACACAGGTTAAAGGATCGTCGGCCACAATTACAGCAACACCGGTCTCTTCACTTAAGCGGGTGCTTAAATTGCGCAGCAAGGCACCGCCGCCGGTTAACACAATACCGTGTTCTGCTACATCAGATCCTAACTCAGGCGGCGTGCGCTCTAAGGCCGTTCGAACCGCACCAACAATGGCGGCGAGTGGATCTTGCAAGGCTTCAAGGATTTCATTCGAGTTTAAAACAAAGCTACGCGGTACGCCTTCAGCTAAATTGCGACCACGTACTTCAATCGTTTTAGGGTCGGCCTCATAGTAAGCAGAGCCAATTTCATGTTTGATTTTTTCAGCGCTGGCTTCACCAATCAACATCCCGTAGTTGCGGCGTACAAACTTAATGATCGCGTCGTTAAAGCGGTCACCCCCGACTTTTACCGAGTCGGCATAGACAATGCCATTCAAAGAAATAGTCGCTACCTCAGTGGTGCCCCCACCAATATCAACCACCATTGAACCACTGGCCTCACTTACGGGCATGCCAGCCCCAATCGCAGCGGCCATGGGTTCTTCAATCAAAAACACTTGTCTTGCACCCGCACCCGCTGCAGATTCACGAATTGCGCGACGTTCTACTTGGGTCGAACCAGAGGGCACGCATACCAATACGCGCGGGCTGGGTTGAAAAAATTTGGCCTCATGTACTTTACGAATAAAGGCTTGCAGCATTTTTTCAGTGATATGGAAGTCAGCAATCACACCGTCTTTCAGTGGTCTAATGGCATTGATATTACCAGGGGTGCGTCCTAACATGAGTTTGGCTTCATTGCCGACCGCAACGATTTGGCGGTTACCGCGACCATTGTCACGAATGGCAACGACTGAGGGTTCGTTGAGCACAACCCCTTGTCCTCTAACATAGATAAGAGTATTTGCGGTGCCCAGGTCGATGGATAGGTCGTTAGAAAACAGGCCAATTAATTTACGAAACATGCGATGTCCTAATAGAGTAGTTTTAATGAGACTAATTTTTATTATTTTAGCGCAATTTTTGTTTGGGTATTAGAATAAAAGTTATCTATGCCAAGACTAAATTGGCGTCACTTGGATTCAATGTTAAAATTACTGGCTTTAGTAATCCGGTCAAAAATTTTTAAAAGGGTCGTCTGTATGGCTTTATCAGAACAAGAAGTATTGAAAATCGCTAAATTGTCGGCACTTGATGTATCTTCGCAGGATTTAAGCCGGTTGTCGGCTAAGTTATCGAATGTGTTGGATTTATTTGCTCAATTAGAGCAGGTCAATACCGATCATGTGTTGCCGATGGCGCACCCGCTGGATAAAGTCCAGCGCTTACGAGCTGACCAAGCAGTAGCGGACATTCCACGTGATAAATATCAGGCCATCGCTCCGGCATGTGAGCAAGGGTTATATTTAGTCCCCAAAGTGATTGATTAAAATAAGAGAAGCGCATTAATGAATATGATGTCTTTAGCAGAGCTTAACCAAGCTTTGCAAACCAAACAGGTTTCGAGTGTTGAGCTGACCGAGTTTTTTTTGGCGCGGATTGCTGAGCATGACGCTAAGTTGAATAGTTTTATTACCGTGACGGCTGAGCAGGCGTTAAGTGTTGCGCAAGCAGCAGATAAGCGTTTGGCGCGTGGTGATGCGCCTCATTTGTGTGGTATTCCGATGGCGCACAAGGATATTTTTTGTACTGATGGCGTGTTAACCAGTTGTGGTTCAAAGATGTTGGCCAATTTTACGGCTCCTTATGATGCACACATTGTCAGTCAATTTAAAGCCCTTGATATGCCGATGTTGGGTAAAACCAATATGGATGAATTTGCGATGGGTTCGTCTAATGAGTCGAGTTATTTTGGTGCGGTTAAAAATCCTTGGGCGCTTGATGCGGTCCCTGGTGGGTCTTCGGGCGGTTCAGCTGCGGCTGTTGCAGCAGGCCTGGTTCCGTTTGCCACTGGTTCAGACACCGGCGGTTCTATTCGCCAACCTGCGAGCTTTTGTGGCATTAGTGGCCTAAAGCCAACTTATGGTTTAGCCTCGCGCTTTGGCATGATTGCGTATGCGTCAAGTTTTGATCAGGCTGGCCCGATGGCGCAATCGGCAGAGGATTTAGCGCTAACGCTGGATGTGATGCATAGTTTTGATATGCGTGATTCGACTAGTTTAGATCAACCTAAACCTGATTATATAGCGGCCTTATACCAGCCCTTAGCAGGCCTGCGGATTGGTGTGCCGGCCAGTTATTTTGGTGAGGGCTTGGATGCCGAGGTTAGACAGGTTATTGAAGCAGCGATAGCTGAATATGAAAAGTTGGGTGCGCAGTGTGTCGCCGTTGAATTACCCAATCAAGCACATGCCGTGGCGGCCTATTACATTTTGGCGCCTGCAGAGGCGTCATCAAACTTATCGCGATTTGATGGCGTGCGTTATGGCCATCGTTGTGAGAATCCAAAAGATTTAGCTGATCTTTATGAACGTTCGCGTGCTGAAGGTTTTGGCATTGAAGTGCAAAAGCGGATTATGCTGGGCACCTATGCGTTATCGGCTGGCTATTACGATGCCTATTATCTTAAAGCACAAAAAGTGCGTCGATTAATCCAACAAGATTTCTTAACCGCTTTTGAACAGTGTGATGTGATTATGGGTCCTGTGGCGCCGACCCCAGCGTTTAAACTGGGCGAAAAAACCGATGATCCGCTGAGTATGTATTTAGCGGATCTTTACACGATTCCCGTTAACCTAGCCGGCTTACCGGCCATGTCCATTCCAGCAGGCCTGGTGCAGGGCTTACCAGTCGGTTTGCACTTGGTAGGGCCCTATTTTAGTGAAGCGAAGTTGCTCAATATAGCGCATCAGTTCCAATTACATACTGATTGGCATCGTCAAGTATCCCCGTTAGCACAAGGAGCCGCACTATGAATTGGGAAGTTGTGATTGGACTTGAAATTCATGCGCAGCTGGCGTGTGAATCGAAAATATTCTCTAATGCGCCGACCGCTTATGGTGCAGAGCCTAATACGCAAGCCAATATTGTTGACTTGGCCATGCCAGGTGTATTGCCCGTATTAAATGAGCGTGCGGTGGAGTTAGCAGTACGTTTTGGCTTGGCGGTTGGCGCAGAAATTGGGCAAACTTCGGTGTTTGCACGTAAAAATTATTTTTATCCCGATTCACCAAAAGCCTATCAGATTTCTCAGTTTGAACTGCCGATTGTAGGTAAGGGTGAAATCACCATTGAAGTTGATGGCCAGCAAAAGACCATTGGAATTACGCGTGCACATTTAGAAGAAGATGCCGGTAAGTCGTTACATGAAGATTTTCATGGTTTAACCGGAATCGATTTGAACCGTGCTGGCACGCCTTTGTTGGAGATAGTGTCTGAGCCGGATATGCGTTCGGCTGCCGAAGCGATTGCTTATGCGAAAGCTATTCATGAGCTGGTGCAGTTTTTGGAAATTGGTGATGGCAATATGCAAGAGGGTTCATTCCGCGTCGATGTCAATGTGTCCTTACGCAAGCCAGGCGCGCCATTTGGTACGCGCACCGAGTTAAAAAACATTAACTCCTTTAAGTTTATTGAAAAAGCCTTGGCCTATGAAATTGATCGTCATATTGAAATTTTAGAAAGTGGTGGCGAAATCGTACAAGAAACACGTTTGTATGATCCAGAACGCGATGAAACTCGTTCGATGCGCTCCAAAGAGGAGGCGAACGACTACCGTTATTTCCCTGACCCAGATTTGTTGCCCGTAGTGGTGAGTGATGAACAGTTGGCCGCAATTAAAGCGAGTCTGCCAGAGTTGCCTGGACAAATGCGAGTGCGTTTTGAACAGGATTATGGTTTGTCTGCCTATGACGCGCAATTGTTGACTGCGGCCGCGGTCAATGCTCGCTATTTCGAGGGACTGGTCGCAAATCTTGGGGCTGAACAAGCCAAGTTAGCAGCCAATTGGATGAATGGCGAGCTGGCTAAAGCTTTAAATAAAGCAGGCTTAACGCTTGATCAGTCACCGATCAACGCGGATGCCTTAGCAGGCCTGCTGGCGCGAATAGTCGATAATACCGTCTCAGGCAAGTTGGCAAAGCAGGTATTTGAGGCGATGTGGGCGGGCGAGGGCAGTGCCGATCAAATCATTGAAGCCAAAGGCTTGAAGCAAATTACCGACACCGGTGCGATTGAGAAAATCGTTGATGAGGTGTTGGCGGCCAATGCGAAGCAAGTTGAGGCTTATAAAGCGGGTCAAGAGAAGATGTTTGGCTTTTTTGTAGGGCAGGTGATGAAGCAGTCGAAAGGGCAAGCTAACCCAGCGCAAGTGAATGATTTGTTGCAAGAAAAATTAAAAAACTAAGTTTTTTGGGTGATGAGGACAATCACTACTTGAAACCTCATAAAAAAAGCTTATATTAACACTGATAAATTTTTAATCTTCTCAAATAAGGAGAAATACGAATGAAACGAATTGGTTTGTTTTTATTAACCAACATCGCGGTCATTGCTGTTGCATCGATCGTATTAAGTTTGTTGGGCGTGGGTTCAACCCTGCAAGCCAACGGTGTAGATTTAGCTTTGGGTAACCTGCTGATTTTTGCAGCGGTATTTGGTTTTGCTGGTTCATTTGTGTCCTTAGCCTTATCGAAGTTTATGGCGAAGAAAATGACCGGTGCGCAGGTCATTGAAAATCCACGCAATGCTGATGAACAATGGTTGGTTGATACCGTGCGTCGTCAGGCTGAAAAAGCTGGTATTGGCATGCCCGAGGTCGCGATTTACAACGCACCGGATCCAAATGCCTTTGCAACGGGTATGAGTAAAAACAATGCGTTGGTCGCCGTGTCTACGGGATTGTTGCGCAACATGACGCGCAATGAAGTTGAAGCGGTATTGGGTCATGAAGTGGCGCACATTGCCAATGGCGATATGATTACCATGGCATTAGTACAGGGCGTAGTTAACACATTTGTTATCTTTTTTGCCCGTATCGCCGGTCACTTTGTTGATCGTATTATTCTTAAAAATGAATCAGGCCATGGTATTGGTTACTATGTCGCGTCATTCATCTTTGAAATCATCTTCGGTATATTGGCGAGTGTGATTACCATGTGGTTCTCGCGTCGTCGTGAATTCCATGCGGATAACGGCGGTGCTTATTTGGCCGGTAAAGAAAATATGATCGCTGCACTACGTCGTCTGCAAATGATGCAGCCAGGTGAATTGCCCGATCAAATGGCGGCGTTTGGTATTTCAAATCGTCCAAGCAAGCTAGGGGCGTTGTTTATGTCACATCCGCCCATTGAAGATCGCATCGCTGCCTTAGAAGCGACTCGTCAAGAAGAGTTGAAAATTGCTTAATTAGTTAAATTAGTTAAGTTATCAAAAACCCAGCCTTGCGCTGGGTTTTTTGTTTGGGTTGATTGTGTGTAACAGGGTTTAAACTCTAGCCTGCGCTTCCGCTTGAATGCGCTTGATCATGTGATATAAGCCGGTCGAACGGTTAGGTGAAAGGTGCTGTAATAACCCTGTAGTCGCTAAAAAGTCGAGTGGTGTATTGATGATTTGATCAGGGGTGTGGTCGTGATAGACTCTTAATAAGATCGCAATGAGGCCGGCTACAATCGCCGCATCACTGGTTGCCTGCATTTGCAACTTGCCGTCTTGCTCACTGATCGCAATCCAGACTTGGGATTGGCAGCCATGAATACGGTTGTCTTCGGTTTTGAGCTCGTCTGGAAAAGGCGTGAGCTGTTTACCCAGATCAATGATATATTTGTATTTATCTTTCCAATTGGTAAAGTAATTGAGACGATTTACCAGGTCTTGTTGTTGTACATCGAGTGTTTGAGCCACAGTCTTCTCCCATTAAATAAACCAAATTTTAGCCGATTCTAAACCTAAGGCGCAAAGTTATCTAAAGTTTCGCGGTGATTGCCTTAATTATTGGCTAATTAATCACTAACCTTGCTAAAATACGGCTTTATTTTGTAATGAATTCATCATGATTAAACGAATTTTTAATGCCATCTCGCGGCGTCTGGCCAGAATTACCCCGGAGCAAACACGCGAGGTAACGGGTGCTGAGATATCCGGCACGAATGTACAGACCTACTCTGGTCATCAGCAGGGTATCCACCACCGCCTGATTGATAAGGCCGCGCTTGATACGGTATTTAGTTTAAAGCGAGCCGGTTATGAGGCCTATTTGGTCGGTGGCGCGGTACGGGATCTGATGTTAGGTATTGAGCCTAAAGATTTTGATATCGTTACGAATGCCTCGCCGGATCAAGTAAAGCAGGTGTTTCGTCATCGCTGTCAGTTAATTGGTCGGCGTTTTCGCCTGGCCCATGTGCGTTATGGCCGCTTAATTATTGAGGTGGCGACCTTTCGGGGTGGCCAGGATGACAAT comes from Thiomicrospira aerophila AL3 and encodes:
- the mreD gene encoding rod shape-determining protein MreD, which produces MTDRINDIEFSRVTWLWLLSYFVALTLNAINLQLTMPFFLPPLALIIAFFWTTYYIHSPHLISVFILGLLYDGLYQSLLGMHALLFVLLMFLMLRIRLRFRSYRIWQQSLVITFYLAIYQLTNYLMNGEILTGSQTWHYWTVPLLAGLLWVPIYMSFRWIISLHTHT
- the mreC gene encoding rod shape-determining protein MreC — translated: MSLNASSPQQDAVHFLAVFILSLLLMVFDYYGQYSGQVKSLLATALEPVERVANLPFQVHSWYLSSSTDQAELRNELLQLRSENLLLRNRLAHLDTTEHELERLQRLLGTTGRMANYDLQIASVIQFSITPITEYKTLNKGLINGVRLQQPVVDAEGVVGQISEVTPFKSRVLLISDPNHQISVRNIRTGARGILTGMGNGMTQLHFMPTNSSVRVDDLLVTSGLDGLFPSGYPVATIESVEQFPGESYLTIKARPLANLQHSYEVLIIERQKDD
- a CDS encoding rod shape-determining protein, yielding MFRKLIGLFSNDLSIDLGTANTLIYVRGQGVVLNEPSVVAIRDNGRGNRQIVAVGNEAKLMLGRTPGNINAIRPLKDGVIADFHITEKMLQAFIRKVHEAKFFQPSPRVLVCVPSGSTQVERRAIRESAAGAGARQVFLIEEPMAAAIGAGMPVSEASGSMVVDIGGGTTEVATISLNGIVYADSVKVGGDRFNDAIIKFVRRNYGMLIGEASAEKIKHEIGSAYYEADPKTIEVRGRNLAEGVPRSFVLNSNEILEALQDPLAAIVGAVRTALERTPPELGSDVAEHGIVLTGGGALLRNLSTRLSEETGVAVIVADDPLTCVARGGGRALEMMDDKGLDVFSHD
- the gatC gene encoding Asp-tRNA(Asn)/Glu-tRNA(Gln) amidotransferase subunit GatC translates to MALSEQEVLKIAKLSALDVSSQDLSRLSAKLSNVLDLFAQLEQVNTDHVLPMAHPLDKVQRLRADQAVADIPRDKYQAIAPACEQGLYLVPKVID
- the gatA gene encoding Asp-tRNA(Asn)/Glu-tRNA(Gln) amidotransferase subunit GatA; the encoded protein is MNMMSLAELNQALQTKQVSSVELTEFFLARIAEHDAKLNSFITVTAEQALSVAQAADKRLARGDAPHLCGIPMAHKDIFCTDGVLTSCGSKMLANFTAPYDAHIVSQFKALDMPMLGKTNMDEFAMGSSNESSYFGAVKNPWALDAVPGGSSGGSAAAVAAGLVPFATGSDTGGSIRQPASFCGISGLKPTYGLASRFGMIAYASSFDQAGPMAQSAEDLALTLDVMHSFDMRDSTSLDQPKPDYIAALYQPLAGLRIGVPASYFGEGLDAEVRQVIEAAIAEYEKLGAQCVAVELPNQAHAVAAYYILAPAEASSNLSRFDGVRYGHRCENPKDLADLYERSRAEGFGIEVQKRIMLGTYALSAGYYDAYYLKAQKVRRLIQQDFLTAFEQCDVIMGPVAPTPAFKLGEKTDDPLSMYLADLYTIPVNLAGLPAMSIPAGLVQGLPVGLHLVGPYFSEAKLLNIAHQFQLHTDWHRQVSPLAQGAAL
- the gatB gene encoding Asp-tRNA(Asn)/Glu-tRNA(Gln) amidotransferase subunit GatB, translating into MNWEVVIGLEIHAQLACESKIFSNAPTAYGAEPNTQANIVDLAMPGVLPVLNERAVELAVRFGLAVGAEIGQTSVFARKNYFYPDSPKAYQISQFELPIVGKGEITIEVDGQQKTIGITRAHLEEDAGKSLHEDFHGLTGIDLNRAGTPLLEIVSEPDMRSAAEAIAYAKAIHELVQFLEIGDGNMQEGSFRVDVNVSLRKPGAPFGTRTELKNINSFKFIEKALAYEIDRHIEILESGGEIVQETRLYDPERDETRSMRSKEEANDYRYFPDPDLLPVVVSDEQLAAIKASLPELPGQMRVRFEQDYGLSAYDAQLLTAAAVNARYFEGLVANLGAEQAKLAANWMNGELAKALNKAGLTLDQSPINADALAGLLARIVDNTVSGKLAKQVFEAMWAGEGSADQIIEAKGLKQITDTGAIEKIVDEVLAANAKQVEAYKAGQEKMFGFFVGQVMKQSKGQANPAQVNDLLQEKLKN